The following are encoded in a window of Actinomycetota bacterium genomic DNA:
- a CDS encoding response regulator: MARILVVDDDPMIVKLLRLNLEMEGFEVIEAGDGKAALEAVSKHQPDLVVCDVMMPNLNGLEVVARLRKDGAHPDLPVVLLSAKAQAMDVQHGLGAGADEYLTKPFDPDDLIAVVHRLLERSQGEGPS, encoded by the coding sequence ATGGCCCGCATCCTCGTGGTCGACGACGACCCCATGATCGTCAAGCTGCTGCGCCTCAACCTCGAGATGGAGGGTTTCGAGGTGATCGAGGCGGGCGACGGCAAGGCCGCGCTGGAGGCCGTCTCCAAGCACCAGCCCGACCTGGTGGTCTGCGACGTGATGATGCCCAACCTCAACGGGCTGGAGGTCGTCGCCCGGCTGCGCAAGGACGGGGCCCACCCGGACCTCCCCGTCGTGCTCCTCAGCGCGAAGGCCCAGGCGATGGACGTCCAGCACGGCCTGGGCGCAGGGGCCGACGAGTACCTCACGAAGCCGTTCGACCCCGACGACCTGATCGCCGTCGTCCACCGCCTCCTCGAGCGCAGCCAGGGCGAAGGGCCGTCGTGA